The Callospermophilus lateralis isolate mCalLat2 chromosome 3, mCalLat2.hap1, whole genome shotgun sequence genome has a segment encoding these proteins:
- the Nkx2-4 gene encoding homeobox protein Nkx-2.4 has product MSLSPKHTTPFSVSDILSPIEETYKKFGGAMDGAPPGLGAPLGAAAAAYRAPPPGPSSQAAAVAGMQPPHAMAGHNAAAAAAAAAAAAAAAATYHMPPGVSQFPHSAMGGYCNGGLGNMSELPSYTDGMRGGAAAAATGWYGANPDPRYSSISRFMGPSAGVNVAGMGSLTGIADAAKSLAPLHAAAAAAPRRKRRVLFSQAQVYELERRFKQQKYLSAPEREHLASMIHLTPTQVKIWFQNHRYKMKRQAKDKAAQQLQQEGGLGPPPPPPPSPRRVAVPVLVKDGKPCQNGAGTPTPGQAGSQPQAPTPAPELEELSPSPPALHGPGGGLAALDAAAGDYGGGVLGANLLYGRTW; this is encoded by the exons ATGTCGTTGAGCCCCAAGCACACGACGCCCTTCTCCGTGTCCGACATCCTGAGCCCCATCGAGGAGACCTACAAGAAGTTCGGCGGTGCCATGGACGGCGCGCCGCCCGGGCTGGGGGCGCCCCTGGGGGCCGCGGCCGCTGCGTACCGCGCGCCGCCGCCGGGCCCCTCCTCGCAGGCGGCGGCCGTGGCGGGCATGCAGCCGCCTCACGCCATGGCAGGCCACAATGcagcggcggcagcggcggcggcagcggcggccgCCGCCGCGGCTGCCACCTACCACATGCCGCCGGGCGTCTCGCAGTTCCCGCACAGCGCCATGGGCGGCTACTGCAACGGTGGCCTGGGCAACATGAGCGAGCTGCCCTCCTACACGGACGGCATGAGGGGCGGCGCGGCTGCCGCGGCCACCGGCTGGTACGGCGCCAACCCGGACCCGCGCTATTCGTCAA TCTCCAGGTTCATGGGACCGTCGGCGGGCGTGAACGTGGCCGGCATGGGGTCGCTGACTGGCATCGCAGACGCCGCAAAGTCCTTGGCGCCCTTGCACGCGGCCGCAGCGGCGGCGCCGCGAAGGAAGCGTCGCGTGCTCTTCTCCCAAGCGCAGGTCTATGAGCTGGAGCGGCGCTTCAAGCAGCAAAAGTACCTGTCGGCGCCTGAGCGCGAGCACCTGGCCAGCATGATCCACCTGACCCCCACACAGGTCAAGATCTGGTTCCAGAACCACCGCTATAAGATGAAGAGGCAAGCCAAGGACAAGGCGGCGCAGCAGCTGCAACAGGAGGGCGGCCTGGGCCCGCCACCGCCACCGCCGCCGTCACCGCGCCGCGTGGCCGTGCCCGTGCTGGTCAAGGACGGCAAGCCGTGCCAGAACGGCGCTGGCACGCCAACGCCCGGCCAGGCCGGCTCGCAGCCACAGGCCCCGACGCCCGCGCCCGAGCTCGAGGAGCTGTCGCCCAGCCCGCCCGCGCTGCACGGCCCCGGGGGTGGCCTGGCAGCCCTGGACGCGGCCGCCGGGGACTATGGCGGAGGCGTGCTGGGCGCCAACCTGCTCTATGGCAGGACGTGGTGA